One genomic region from Bacteroidales bacterium encodes:
- a CDS encoding coproporphyrinogen III oxidase has translation MSGIYIHIPFCKSRCYYCDFYSCTELWAIDKYINVLKTELADRKNYISDEVETIYFGGGTPSILSSTQIEGIIEIITDNFKVSPNAE, from the coding sequence ATGTCGGGAATCTACATTCATATACCATTCTGCAAAAGTCGCTGTTATTACTGTGACTTCTACTCGTGTACCGAATTGTGGGCTATCGACAAATATATCAATGTTCTTAAAACAGAACTAGCAGACAGAAAAAACTACATTAGCGACGAGGTTGAAACCATATATTTCGGAGGTGGCACCCCTTCTATTTTATCGTCAACACAAATTGAGGGAATAATTGAAATCATTACCGACAACTTTAAGGTTTCACCAAATGCAGAAA